In one window of Acidobacteriota bacterium DNA:
- a CDS encoding HAD-IA family hydrolase: MKDTPIRTIRAILFDFDGTLTRPGSLDFQQLRQELASPAGAPILEYIQGLPPDRRRHCLSVLDRFETEGAVRSRPNEGAEELIRELQARRLPLAVVSRNSRGAVVRALENFPSIGLSDFNVIITRDDDILPKPHPEGIRLAAGKMGVSAAETLVVGDFHFDITAGFRAGSPTVFLTNGRMEPPGTPAPDYVVENLSQVGALVRERSPLAAGKLPNELLDRILNEREPGDPSLLIGPGVGEDTAAVALGREDEVLILKSDPITFATDEMAYYTLVVNANDVATSGGTPRWLLTTLLFPPGTTGEQVKRLMASLRRWCGRLGVTLCGGHTEVTDSVTKPVAVGQMVGTATRSRLVDKSRMRPGDQILLTKALAVEGTAILAREFRPALESLGVPADEVSRCEQFLFSPGISVLEEAETVLESGGVSALHDVTEGGAATALDELTRAGRHRIRVRADRIPVFPETARICRLLGIDPLGLIGSGSLIIVCRADSRQRLEGALEDRGIQATWVGEVLGPGAGVEAVDGEGESLPWPHFETDELPRAIEKLQRIKI, encoded by the coding sequence GTGAAGGACACTCCGATTCGGACCATCCGGGCGATCCTCTTCGATTTCGACGGCACTCTCACGCGGCCGGGTTCCCTCGACTTCCAACAACTGCGGCAGGAACTGGCGAGTCCGGCGGGCGCCCCCATATTGGAATACATTCAGGGACTGCCTCCGGATCGCCGCCGGCACTGCTTGAGTGTCCTCGACCGCTTCGAGACGGAGGGCGCGGTCCGGTCGCGGCCCAATGAAGGCGCCGAGGAGTTGATTCGGGAGCTTCAGGCGCGGCGGCTGCCATTGGCCGTCGTGAGCCGGAACAGCCGCGGTGCGGTCGTCCGTGCGCTGGAAAACTTTCCCTCCATCGGCCTCTCCGATTTCAACGTCATCATCACCCGGGACGATGACATCCTGCCCAAGCCGCACCCCGAGGGGATCCGGCTCGCAGCCGGGAAAATGGGAGTCAGTGCCGCCGAGACGCTGGTGGTGGGAGATTTCCACTTCGACATAACCGCCGGCTTCCGAGCCGGGTCCCCCACGGTCTTCCTCACCAATGGCCGGATGGAGCCGCCCGGGACCCCGGCCCCGGACTACGTGGTCGAGAATCTGTCCCAGGTGGGGGCCCTGGTCCGCGAGCGGTCTCCCCTGGCGGCGGGAAAGCTCCCCAACGAACTGCTCGACCGGATCCTGAATGAGCGGGAGCCGGGTGATCCTTCGCTTCTCATCGGTCCCGGCGTGGGAGAGGATACGGCCGCCGTGGCATTGGGCAGGGAGGATGAGGTCCTGATCCTGAAGTCGGACCCCATCACCTTCGCCACCGACGAGATGGCGTACTACACCCTGGTGGTCAACGCCAACGACGTGGCCACGTCCGGGGGCACTCCCCGCTGGCTGTTGACAACGCTCCTGTTCCCTCCGGGAACCACCGGCGAACAGGTCAAACGGCTCATGGCGAGTCTCCGGCGCTGGTGCGGCCGGCTGGGAGTGACTCTCTGCGGAGGGCACACCGAGGTCACCGACTCGGTCACCAAACCGGTGGCGGTCGGGCAGATGGTGGGAACCGCCACCCGGAGCCGGCTCGTGGACAAGAGCCGGATGCGCCCCGGTGACCAGATCCTGTTGACCAAGGCATTGGCGGTGGAGGGGACTGCCATCCTGGCCCGTGAATTCCGTCCGGCCCTGGAAAGCCTGGGAGTTCCCGCCGACGAGGTCTCCCGTTGCGAACAATTCCTCTTCTCCCCCGGAATCAGCGTCCTGGAGGAGGCGGAGACGGTTCTGGAGTCGGGAGGAGTTTCGGCTCTCCACGACGTGACCGAAGGAGGAGCGGCGACGGCCCTGGACGAATTGACCCGTGCCGGGCGCCATCGCATTCGCGTCCGGGCCGACCGGATTCCCGTCTTCCCCGAGACGGCCCGGATTTGCCGCCTGCTGGGCATCGATCCCCTGGGGCTCATCGGCTCCGGCAGCCTCATCATCGTCTGCCGGGCCGATTCGCGCCAGCGGCTGGAGGGAGCACTGGAAGACCGGGGCATTCAGGCCACCTGGGTGGGGGAGGTTCTGGGTCCCGGTGCCGGAGTCGAAGCGGTGGACGGCGAAGGCGAATCCCTCCCCTGGCCTCATTTCGAGACCGACGAACTGCCGCGAGCCATCGAGAAACTGCAGCGGATCAAGATCTGA
- a CDS encoding FAD-dependent oxidoreductase yields the protein MTEKTDVLVIGGGVIGVCSAYFLAQRGCAVTLVERGEICSGSSYGNSGLIVPSHSVPLAAPGVLSQGLRWLLDPVSPFYIKPRLDLDLVRWLWWFQQASRDEPMRKGIPVLRDLSNASLELYRGLADRGELEFGFRQKGWLQIFRSERLLAKALAEARLLREFGLESTLLDTVRVREMEPNVQPSIIAGIHFPEDAHLIPHRFVHQMADAARRAGAVFRTGTEVLEMKTSRTRVTRVVTTRGDLRPEQVVLAAGSWSPLVARTVGLDVPVQPAKGYSVTVRAPANTPRVPLMLAEAKVAATPMGDKLRFGGTLELAGLDLSVNLPRVQAILRAARTHLAGMKELDLHEIWRGLRPLTPDGLPFIGRTRKWNNLLLATGHSTIGISLGPVTGKLISEIAAGEGAGQDLSRLEPERFH from the coding sequence ATGACGGAGAAAACCGACGTTCTCGTCATCGGCGGCGGCGTCATCGGCGTCTGCTCCGCTTACTTCCTGGCACAGCGGGGATGCGCCGTCACCCTGGTCGAAAGGGGAGAGATCTGCTCCGGGAGTTCCTACGGGAATTCCGGGCTGATCGTCCCCAGCCACTCGGTCCCCCTGGCCGCTCCGGGGGTGTTGAGCCAGGGTCTTCGATGGCTGCTGGACCCGGTCAGCCCCTTCTACATCAAGCCCCGCCTCGACCTCGACCTGGTGCGCTGGCTCTGGTGGTTTCAACAGGCCTCCCGGGACGAACCAATGAGGAAGGGGATCCCCGTTCTCCGGGATCTCTCGAATGCCAGCCTGGAATTGTATCGGGGCCTGGCGGACCGGGGAGAACTGGAGTTCGGTTTCCGGCAAAAGGGGTGGCTGCAGATCTTCCGGTCCGAGCGGCTTCTGGCCAAAGCCCTGGCGGAAGCCCGGCTCCTGAGGGAGTTCGGTCTCGAATCCACTCTGCTGGACACGGTTCGGGTGCGTGAGATGGAGCCGAACGTGCAGCCGTCCATCATCGCCGGAATCCACTTTCCCGAAGACGCCCATCTGATCCCGCACCGGTTCGTCCACCAGATGGCGGATGCCGCCCGCCGCGCGGGGGCGGTCTTCCGGACCGGGACCGAAGTGCTGGAAATGAAGACCTCCAGGACGCGGGTCACGCGGGTGGTGACCACGAGAGGGGACCTGCGGCCGGAACAGGTGGTGCTCGCCGCCGGATCCTGGTCTCCCCTGGTGGCTCGAACCGTGGGGCTGGATGTCCCCGTGCAGCCCGCCAAGGGGTACAGCGTGACGGTCAGGGCTCCCGCCAACACGCCACGGGTCCCCTTGATGCTGGCGGAGGCCAAGGTGGCCGCCACTCCCATGGGAGACAAGCTGCGCTTCGGCGGAACCTTGGAACTGGCCGGTCTGGACCTTTCGGTGAACCTTCCCCGTGTCCAGGCTATCCTGCGGGCCGCCCGGACGCATCTGGCCGGCATGAAGGAGTTGGACCTGCACGAAATCTGGAGAGGCCTGCGGCCGCTGACTCCGGACGGGCTTCCCTTCATCGGGCGGACCCGGAAGTGGAACAACCTGTTGTTGGCGACGGGCCACTCCACCATCGGCATCTCTCTGGGGCCCGTCACGGGAAAACTGATCTCGGAAATCGCCGCCGGGGAGGGCGCCGGCCAGGACCTGTCCCGCCTGGAACCGGAGCGCTTCCATTGA
- a CDS encoding phosphoglycerate dehydrogenase — translation MPKVMITPTSMQHRPSPFAGLLERAGFEVRYPTNPELVMGLTGDEETIRQLKGIEAIIAGGEYFTPAVLDGLPELRVIARAGVGFDRVDVAAATRRGIPVTVTPSANHEAVAEHAITLLLATVRSIVSTSRQIAAGRWPRRTLGTVREKTLGIVGLGRIGRSTAVRAIPLGMKVVAHEIFPDQEFVRAHGIELLSFEQLLERSDFITLHCPLTDRTRHFFGKEAFDRMKPGSILINTARGPLVNETDLLEALRSGRLRAAGLDVMEQEPPDPDNPLLRMANVLVTSHQAGGDEASVIAMGMEAAECVIALWQGDWPEGAVINDELKSGWKW, via the coding sequence ATGCCGAAAGTAATGATCACCCCCACCAGCATGCAGCATCGGCCTTCTCCCTTCGCCGGCCTTCTGGAACGGGCCGGCTTCGAGGTGCGCTATCCCACCAACCCGGAATTGGTCATGGGTCTGACGGGTGACGAGGAGACCATCCGTCAGTTGAAGGGGATCGAGGCCATCATCGCGGGCGGGGAGTATTTCACGCCTGCGGTCCTGGACGGTCTACCGGAACTGCGAGTCATCGCCCGGGCCGGCGTCGGTTTCGACCGGGTGGACGTCGCCGCCGCGACCCGGCGGGGAATCCCGGTCACGGTGACGCCCTCGGCCAATCATGAGGCGGTGGCCGAGCACGCCATCACCCTGCTGCTGGCCACGGTCCGCTCCATCGTCTCCACTTCCAGGCAGATCGCGGCGGGACGATGGCCGCGCCGGACGCTGGGCACGGTGAGAGAAAAAACCTTGGGAATCGTGGGGCTGGGGCGGATCGGCCGCAGCACGGCGGTCCGGGCCATCCCGCTGGGCATGAAGGTGGTGGCCCACGAGATCTTCCCGGACCAGGAATTCGTTCGCGCCCACGGCATCGAACTGCTGAGTTTCGAACAACTCCTGGAGAGGTCGGATTTCATCACCCTGCACTGTCCGCTGACGGACCGGACCCGGCACTTCTTCGGGAAGGAGGCGTTCGATCGAATGAAGCCGGGGAGCATTCTCATCAACACGGCTCGAGGTCCGTTGGTCAATGAGACGGACTTGCTGGAAGCCTTGAGGTCGGGGCGGCTTCGGGCTGCCGGCCTCGACGTCATGGAGCAGGAGCCGCCGGATCCGGACAATCCCCTGCTGCGGATGGCCAACGTTCTGGTCACGTCTCACCAGGCCGGCGGCGACGAGGCCTCGGTGATCGCCATGGGGATGGAAGCCGCCGAGTGCGTCATCGCCCTGTGGCAGGGAGATTGGCCCGAAGGGGCGGTGATCAACGACGAATTGAAGTCCGGCTGGAAGTGGTGA
- a CDS encoding ABC transporter ATP-binding protein, which produces MPDLRKLIPYILPTAHWLFLGFVLLFVSGGLDGLITVLLKPIFDQLAPEAGTAGAVQTKFDFLQEHLGVGAGSLRQIAFLLVGLSLLKAFLLYFAEYLMSYSGQNVVALLRNRLYGRLLHQSAAFFSDQPTGQLMSRVLNDTERVLEAASKSLTDFLRQVFLLLFFLGLIVYINWVLSVLALLMAPVVLGLAARLGRKMKGVSHESQENLARLSQLLQETLAGQKIVQAFGMENYEKKRFRRSIGDLVHANLKGARLSALASPMVEFLGYASFVPFLFYANRQVQEGLGIGILVVFLAALFRLYEPVRKLSRMHLNFQQAFAASSRIFDLLGSQIGVKDVPAAVEIAPFSRSVAFENVSFRYRQGDVSVLRRINLNLARGEILALAGTSGAGKSTLASLLPRFHDPSAGRISIDGTDIRTVSLHSLRRQIALVPQETFLFDDTIRNNIAYGLPGCGDAQVRRAARMAFIHEFIETLPAGYETRIGERGTRLSGGQRQRVAIARALLKDAPILILDEATSALDAESERLVQEALLNLLRERTAVVIAHRLSTVLLADRIALMEEGRIVDVGGHETLLERSASYRRLHRLQSEPQA; this is translated from the coding sequence GTGCCGGACCTGCGAAAGCTGATTCCCTACATCCTGCCGACCGCCCATTGGCTTTTCCTGGGCTTCGTTCTGCTGTTCGTCAGCGGCGGTCTGGACGGGCTCATCACGGTGCTGTTGAAGCCGATCTTCGACCAGTTGGCTCCGGAGGCCGGAACGGCAGGGGCGGTCCAGACCAAGTTTGATTTTCTGCAGGAACACCTGGGCGTCGGCGCCGGCAGCCTTCGCCAGATCGCCTTTCTCCTGGTCGGGTTGTCCCTGCTCAAGGCATTCCTCCTCTATTTTGCCGAGTACCTCATGAGTTACAGCGGGCAGAATGTGGTGGCCCTGTTGCGGAATCGGCTCTACGGGCGGCTGCTTCACCAGTCCGCCGCCTTCTTTTCCGATCAACCCACCGGACAGCTCATGTCGCGGGTGCTCAACGACACCGAACGGGTGCTGGAAGCGGCCAGCAAGTCGCTGACCGACTTCCTGCGCCAGGTGTTTCTCCTGCTGTTCTTCCTGGGACTGATCGTCTACATCAACTGGGTGTTGTCCGTGCTGGCGCTGCTCATGGCTCCGGTGGTTCTGGGGTTGGCGGCACGCCTGGGACGGAAGATGAAGGGCGTCAGCCACGAGAGCCAGGAAAACCTGGCGCGGCTGTCCCAATTGTTGCAGGAGACGTTGGCCGGCCAGAAGATCGTCCAGGCCTTCGGCATGGAGAACTACGAGAAGAAACGCTTTCGCCGCTCCATCGGCGACCTGGTCCACGCCAATCTCAAGGGGGCCCGGCTCTCGGCCCTGGCATCGCCCATGGTCGAGTTCCTCGGATACGCTTCCTTCGTGCCGTTTTTGTTCTACGCCAACCGGCAGGTTCAGGAAGGACTGGGGATCGGGATCCTGGTGGTTTTCCTGGCGGCCCTGTTTCGCCTTTATGAGCCGGTCAGGAAACTCTCCAGAATGCACCTGAATTTTCAACAGGCTTTCGCAGCGTCCAGCCGGATCTTCGACCTGCTGGGCTCGCAAATCGGGGTGAAAGACGTTCCCGCGGCCGTTGAAATCGCCCCGTTTTCCCGATCCGTCGCCTTCGAGAACGTCTCCTTCCGCTACCGGCAGGGCGACGTTTCCGTGCTGCGGCGGATCAATCTGAACCTGGCCCGCGGCGAGATCCTGGCGCTGGCGGGGACCAGCGGAGCCGGCAAGAGCACACTGGCCAGCCTTCTTCCCCGTTTCCATGACCCCTCTGCGGGACGGATCTCCATCGACGGCACGGACATCCGGACGGTCTCCCTCCATTCCCTGCGGCGGCAGATCGCCCTCGTTCCCCAGGAGACCTTTCTGTTCGACGACACGATCCGGAACAACATCGCGTACGGGCTTCCCGGCTGCGGCGATGCCCAGGTCAGAAGAGCGGCCCGCATGGCATTCATCCATGAATTCATCGAAACCCTGCCCGCAGGCTACGAAACCCGTATCGGCGAGCGGGGAACCCGGCTCTCCGGGGGCCAGCGGCAGCGGGTCGCCATTGCCCGGGCGTTGCTGAAGGATGCCCCCATCCTGATTCTGGACGAGGCGACCTCCGCCCTGGACGCCGAGTCGGAGCGGTTGGTCCAGGAAGCCCTTCTGAATCTCCTCCGCGAGAGGACCGCCGTGGTCATCGCTCACCGCCTGTCTACAGTGCTCCTGGCGGATCGGATCGCACTCATGGAGGAGGGCCGGATCGTGGACGTGGGAGGCCATGAGACTCTTCTGGAGCGCTCCGCCTCCTACCGCCGGCTGCACAGGCTGCAGTCTGAACCGCAAGCATGA
- a CDS encoding YicC family protein: protein MYSMTGFGQAERTLETMEVSVEVRTLNGRYLDMKLRLPRGARFLEARMRQVVRGKLGRGRVDLSLEITWKSQARYRIDDDLVKNYLAMVERLRSLGVGGELDAADCLRLSGTLVANQPGAEIQQCADDLLAVAGEALDRVVEARQAEGARLLEDLTARIQSLERTVKEIGGHAAEVFDLARAKLTKRLEEMNLSFSPDQGRLAEEIAYYAARAEISEEITRLRSHLGRFSHQLREPGSEPRGKNLDFLCQEMHREVTTILAKSSLPHVSSLALEAKGEVEKVREQVQNVE, encoded by the coding sequence ATGTACAGCATGACCGGTTTTGGACAAGCGGAAAGGACCCTCGAGACCATGGAAGTCTCGGTGGAGGTCCGGACCCTCAACGGCCGATACCTGGACATGAAGCTGAGACTCCCGCGCGGAGCCAGGTTCCTGGAAGCACGAATGCGCCAGGTCGTCCGGGGGAAACTGGGCCGGGGCCGGGTGGACCTGTCGCTGGAGATCACCTGGAAATCCCAGGCCCGTTACCGGATCGACGATGACCTGGTGAAGAACTACCTGGCGATGGTGGAGCGCCTCCGGTCCCTGGGCGTCGGCGGAGAGCTGGACGCGGCCGACTGTCTGCGGCTGTCCGGCACGCTGGTTGCCAACCAGCCGGGAGCCGAGATCCAACAATGCGCCGACGATCTGTTGGCAGTGGCCGGCGAGGCCCTGGATCGGGTCGTGGAAGCCCGCCAGGCGGAAGGAGCGCGATTGCTCGAAGACCTGACGGCGCGGATCCAGTCCCTCGAAAGGACGGTCAAGGAGATTGGAGGACACGCCGCAGAGGTGTTCGATCTGGCTCGCGCCAAGTTGACGAAACGCTTGGAGGAGATGAACCTCTCCTTTTCTCCGGATCAGGGCCGCCTGGCCGAAGAGATCGCGTACTATGCCGCCCGGGCGGAGATCTCCGAGGAGATCACCCGCTTGCGCAGCCACCTGGGCCGTTTCTCCCATCAGCTCCGGGAGCCGGGATCCGAACCCAGGGGAAAGAACCTGGATTTCCTGTGCCAGGAAATGCACCGGGAAGTGACGACCATCCTGGCCAAGAGCTCTCTGCCCCACGTCTCGAGCCTGGCCCTGGAGGCGAAGGGCGAGGTCGAGAAGGTCCGGGAACAGGTCCAGAATGTAGAATAA
- the gmk gene encoding guanylate kinase, with amino-acid sequence MAGRLIVMSGPSGAGKTSLGRALVEQVERIRFSVSHTTRQPRQGERHGVEYFFVSEPEFREMVARDRFLEHARVHGHYYGTSREWVRDCLDSGKDVLLDIDVQGARQIMDQVRDALTILILPPSRRELERRLTHRGQDRLAVIRRRMERAAEEVGAYNQYRYAIINDSLKDALLELKSVVGSHESDSGAPVRNTRRIQEVVGTFKEAQ; translated from the coding sequence ATGGCAGGCAGATTGATCGTTATGAGCGGCCCCTCGGGAGCCGGCAAGACCAGTCTGGGCCGGGCCCTGGTGGAGCAGGTCGAGCGGATCCGCTTCTCCGTCAGTCACACCACGCGGCAGCCGCGGCAGGGCGAACGTCACGGCGTCGAATATTTTTTCGTCTCCGAACCCGAATTCCGCGAGATGGTGGCCCGTGACCGGTTTCTGGAGCATGCCCGGGTTCACGGCCACTACTACGGCACTTCCCGTGAGTGGGTCAGAGACTGTCTCGATTCGGGAAAGGACGTGTTACTGGACATCGACGTGCAAGGGGCTCGCCAGATCATGGATCAGGTTCGGGACGCGCTGACGATCCTGATCCTTCCGCCATCCAGGCGGGAACTGGAGCGCCGCCTGACCCACAGGGGGCAGGATCGCCTGGCGGTCATCCGGCGGCGCATGGAGCGGGCGGCCGAGGAGGTTGGCGCCTACAACCAGTACCGATACGCTATAATCAACGATTCCCTCAAGGACGCCTTGCTGGAGTTGAAATCGGTGGTCGGTTCCCACGAATCCGATTCCGGCGCCCCGGTCCGGAACACCAGGCGGATCCAAGAGGTGGTAGGAACGTTCAAGGAGGCCCAATGA
- the rpoZ gene encoding DNA-directed RNA polymerase subunit omega, which produces MIIDIPDEYDSKFRFILVAAERAKQLQNGYPPMVDEKSPKPAHIAIQEAQQGLITWEILEEADEEADEIEFDGGEAY; this is translated from the coding sequence ATGATCATAGACATTCCCGACGAGTACGACAGCAAGTTCCGATTCATTCTGGTGGCGGCCGAGAGAGCCAAGCAGCTACAGAACGGCTACCCTCCCATGGTCGACGAGAAGTCCCCGAAGCCGGCCCACATCGCTATCCAGGAGGCGCAACAGGGACTCATCACCTGGGAAATCCTGGAGGAAGCGGACGAGGAAGCGGACGAGATCGAATTCGACGGCGGCGAAGCCTACTGA
- the coaBC gene encoding bifunctional phosphopantothenoylcysteine decarboxylase/phosphopantothenate--cysteine ligase CoaBC, producing MRIVLGVTGCIAAYKSAVILRLLQEGGCEVLPVMTEHAKRFLGPLTLEKLSGNRVVDSLFRDSSAAIEHIALARSSELLLVAPATANTLAKFAHGIGDDFLSTLYISTVTPTVVAPAMNVEMWRHPATQSNLEILRGRGVSVVEPEAGYLACGEVGEGRLAEPEVIVERALRILSRGKGLEGKRVLVTAGPTVEDIDPVRFLSNRSSGKMGYAIAAEAQSRGARVTLVSGPTHLPPPPGVESIAVRSAEEMAAAVGGRFERSQIVVMAAAVGDFAPVRRCREKIKKDEGTLGTLRLRPVRDILMELGEKKRAGQFLVGFAAESSGLRRNAVEKLRRKRLDLIVANDISRPDRGFASDYNQVLLLDPEGAEEKSPLLTKRRVAAFLWDRIQDRLASRPVQVA from the coding sequence ATGCGAATCGTTCTGGGCGTCACCGGCTGCATCGCGGCCTATAAATCCGCCGTCATCCTGAGATTGCTTCAGGAGGGGGGGTGCGAGGTGCTCCCGGTGATGACCGAGCATGCCAAGAGATTCCTGGGGCCACTGACCCTGGAGAAGCTCTCGGGGAACCGCGTTGTGGACAGCCTGTTCCGGGATTCCTCGGCGGCCATCGAACATATCGCCCTGGCCCGCAGCAGCGAACTGTTGCTGGTGGCGCCGGCGACGGCCAACACGCTGGCCAAGTTCGCCCACGGCATCGGGGACGACTTTTTGAGCACCCTCTATATTTCCACCGTCACTCCCACCGTCGTGGCTCCCGCCATGAACGTCGAGATGTGGCGCCATCCCGCGACGCAATCCAATCTGGAGATTCTGCGCGGGCGCGGAGTCTCCGTGGTGGAGCCGGAAGCGGGCTACCTGGCTTGTGGAGAAGTGGGGGAGGGGCGTCTGGCCGAGCCGGAGGTCATCGTCGAACGGGCGCTGCGGATCCTGAGCCGGGGGAAGGGGTTGGAAGGCAAGCGGGTGCTGGTTACTGCCGGGCCCACGGTCGAGGACATCGATCCGGTCCGGTTCCTCTCGAACCGTTCCTCGGGGAAGATGGGGTACGCCATCGCCGCGGAGGCCCAGTCCCGCGGCGCTCGCGTCACTCTGGTTTCGGGGCCGACTCATCTGCCTCCTCCTCCGGGCGTGGAATCGATTGCCGTCCGGTCGGCCGAAGAGATGGCCGCCGCCGTCGGCGGGCGCTTCGAGCGGTCGCAGATCGTCGTCATGGCCGCCGCCGTGGGAGACTTCGCGCCGGTCCGCCGATGCCGGGAGAAGATCAAGAAAGACGAAGGCACTCTCGGCACGCTCCGGCTTCGACCGGTTCGGGACATCCTCATGGAGTTGGGAGAGAAGAAACGAGCCGGCCAGTTCCTGGTGGGCTTTGCCGCCGAGTCCAGCGGTCTCCGGCGAAACGCCGTCGAAAAACTGCGCCGGAAGCGTCTGGACCTGATCGTCGCCAACGACATCTCCCGTCCGGATCGAGGTTTCGCGTCGGACTACAACCAGGTGCTGTTGCTGGACCCGGAGGGAGCGGAAGAGAAATCTCCGCTGCTCACCAAGAGACGGGTGGCCGCCTTCCTGTGGGATCGAATCCAGGACCGGCTGGCATCCCGCCCGGTACAGGTGGCGTGA